A region of the Curtobacterium flaccumfaciens pv. betae genome:
GCGGGGTGCGGGGTGCGTTCGACGAGACCGTCCCGCTCCATCCGCTCGAGGGTACGGGACATCGTCTGCGGCTGGACCCGGGCCGTGCGGGCGATGGTGTCGGCGCCGGTCGGTCCGGTCCGGATGAGGATGTCGATCGCGACGACCGCGGCGTGCGAGAGCCCGATGGCGCGGAGGCGTTCGTCCCAGTCCCGTTCGACGGAGCGCGCGGCCGCGGACAGCAGGCGCCCGAGGGGCCACTGCTCGGTCGTGTCCTGCATGTCGTGATTCTATGGTCGCAGGTGCGCTCGACCGTCAAGTAATCAGCATGCTGACGATCGGTGTACGCTCACCGACGTGTCCCGCTTCCTCCGCATCGTCCTCCCCGCGCTCGTCATCGTGGTCTGGCTCGGCATCGCCTCCGTCGGCGGTCCTTTCTTCGGCAAGATCTCCGAGGTCTCCACCAACGACCAGACCTCGTTCCTGCCGGCCTCGGCCGACGCCACGAAGGTGCAGGAACGGTCCTCCGAGTTCCGCGACGAGTCGGGGGCGCCCGCGATCATCGTCCTCGAGCGCGACGGCGGCCTGACCTCGACCGACCTCGCCGACGCGAAGGCACTCGCCACGACGCTGTCCGACCGCGCCGACGTCGAGGCCGTCAGCCCGGTGATCCCGAGCGAGGACGGCGACGCGGTCGAGATCGTCGCCACGCTCACGCAGGACGCCGAGACCGGGGACGCGGTCGAGGCCATCCGGGCCGACGTCGACGATGCGCTCCCGTCCGGTGTGAGCGGCTCCGTCACCGGTCCCGCCGGGTTCACCGCGGACCTGACCGAGGCCTTCGCCGGCATCGACGGACTGCTGCTCGGGGTGGCGCTCGCCGCGGTGTTCGTGATCCTGATCATCGTCTACCGATCACCCCTGCTGCCCGTCCTGGTGCTCGGGACCGCCACCTTCGCCCTGTGCGCCTCGATCCTCGTGGTCTGGTGGCTCGCCAAGGCCGACATCGTGACGGTCAACGGGCAGGTGCAGGGCATCCTGTCGATCCTGGTGATCGGTGCGGCGACGGACTACGCGCTCCTGTACACCTCGCGCTTCCGCGAGGCGCTGCGCGACCACCGCACCGGTTGGGACGCGACGAAGGCCGCCCTGCGGGGGAGCCTCGAGCCGATCCTGGCCTCGGGCGGCACGGTGATCGTCGGGGTGCTCTGCCTGCTGCTCTCCGACCTCAACTCGAACAAGGCGCTCGGCCCGGTCGCGGCCATCGGCATCGCGTTCAGCCTGCTCGCCGCCCTGACCCTCCTGCCCGCGTTGCTGCTCGCGTTCCGGCGCGCGGCGTTCTGGCCGCTGCGTCCCGCGTTCGGCAGCGCCCACCCCGTGCTCACCGGTCCGGACGCCCGCGGCATCTGGGCGCGCGTCGGCCGGCTCGTCGCCCGGCGGTCCCGGGTGGTGTGGATCGTCTGCACGGTCGGCCTGCTCGCGATGGGCGCCGGCCTGTTCGGGCTCAAGGCGGACGGGGTGCCGCAGAGCGACCTGGTCATCGGGTCGTCCGAGGCTCGTGACGGTCAGGACGTGCTGGCCGACCACTTCCCGGGCGGTTCCGGCAGCCCCGCGCAGGTCATCGGCGCGGA
Encoded here:
- a CDS encoding MarR family winged helix-turn-helix transcriptional regulator, with the translated sequence MQDTTEQWPLGRLLSAAARSVERDWDERLRAIGLSHAAVVAIDILIRTGPTGADTIARTARVQPQTMSRTLERMERDGLVERTPHPADRRRRVVSVTPAGRSAWETARHIEREVLPEDPALRTALGELLAGPPSE
- a CDS encoding MMPL family transporter, translating into MSRFLRIVLPALVIVVWLGIASVGGPFFGKISEVSTNDQTSFLPASADATKVQERSSEFRDESGAPAIIVLERDGGLTSTDLADAKALATTLSDRADVEAVSPVIPSEDGDAVEIVATLTQDAETGDAVEAIRADVDDALPSGVSGSVTGPAGFTADLTEAFAGIDGLLLGVALAAVFVILIIVYRSPLLPVLVLGTATFALCASILVVWWLAKADIVTVNGQVQGILSILVIGAATDYALLYTSRFREALRDHRTGWDATKAALRGSLEPILASGGTVIVGVLCLLLSDLNSNKALGPVAAIGIAFSLLAALTLLPALLLAFRRAAFWPLRPAFGSAHPVLTGPDARGIWARVGRLVARRSRVVWIVCTVGLLAMGAGLFGLKADGVPQSDLVIGSSEARDGQDVLADHFPGGSGSPAQVIGAERDLDQLVDAITAVDGVDGVVAAAKDSPAGTVPVTGNAAGSGTPTVSRGDVLLEATLSDAADSDAAEQTVRDLRTAVERVDPGAIVGGVTATAVDTNDTGIRDRTVIIPVVLVVILLILMLLLRSIVAPLVLIGSVIVSFAAALGVGALVFDHVFHFPGADPSVPLYSFVFLVALGVDYNIFLMTRVREEALRHGPREGVLPGLGVTGGVITSAGVVLAATFAALGVIPILFLVQIAFVVAFGVLLDTIVVRSLLVPALAYDLGRRAWWPSRLSRTTPDM